The following are from one region of the Pseudodesulfovibrio piezophilus C1TLV30 genome:
- a CDS encoding AraC family transcriptional regulator: protein MEPESDDIMETPRPLVALAAEYFSGEILDFHNHSRAQLLYASLGVMTVETHKGIWVVPPFRAVWVPPRLNHKVIVSNHISMRSLYFRPEFCSNTPEDCCVVSVSPLFKELILAASKMPRLYPLNGPEERLIAVLIDHIQQMDITPLNLPIPKDPRLKAIYGHLDENPGDKRTLEEWGREIGLTRRTLTRLFLSETAMTFGQWKQQIRILKSLTLLAEKEQVTTVAMEMGYDNPSAFIAVFKRALGKTPSKYFSDE from the coding sequence ATGGAGCCTGAATCTGACGATATTATGGAAACTCCACGTCCGTTGGTTGCTTTGGCAGCTGAATATTTTTCCGGAGAGATTCTTGATTTTCACAACCATTCGCGGGCACAGCTTCTGTATGCAAGCCTGGGAGTGATGACTGTCGAAACCCACAAGGGAATTTGGGTTGTTCCCCCTTTCAGAGCAGTCTGGGTTCCCCCTCGATTGAATCACAAAGTGATTGTCTCAAACCATATCTCAATGCGATCTCTCTATTTCCGTCCTGAATTTTGTTCAAATACCCCTGAGGATTGTTGCGTGGTTTCTGTCTCTCCTCTCTTCAAGGAGTTGATCTTGGCTGCATCGAAAATGCCGCGATTATACCCGTTGAACGGTCCCGAGGAGCGGCTTATCGCTGTGTTGATCGATCACATTCAGCAAATGGATATTACTCCGTTGAATTTGCCTATCCCAAAGGATCCCAGGCTCAAGGCCATTTATGGACATCTGGATGAAAATCCGGGGGACAAACGGACTTTGGAAGAATGGGGAAGGGAGATCGGGTTGACCAGAAGAACCCTGACCCGGTTGTTCCTGAGCGAGACGGCAATGACTTTCGGGCAATGGAAGCAGCAGATACGAATATTGAAGTCACTGACATTGCTTGCCGAGAAGGAGCAGGTGACGACCGTGGCGATGGAAATGGGGTATGATAACCCCAGTGCTTTTATTGCCGTATTCAAACGGGCATTGGGAAAGACTCCGAGCAAGTATTTTTCTGATGAATAG